A genomic window from Nosocomiicoccus massiliensis includes:
- a CDS encoding tyrosine-protein kinase family protein, with translation MLDNRRHIVVNEPESDVALKYFNIADRIKYYTQNKQRVLLFASEYQKEGVTTIATNVAIALARRGANVVYLDANLDDPTIHDTFHVQLRSGITDAIATDKSILSVTYDTPVYGLSMIHVGLQTSIGNEVFLSSKFKYIIGTLRNKFDYCIIDAGMRMYDAANVDATKEAIDAAVIVKNKERHIVQSNELASRLEESGIEILGVVNNFDES, from the coding sequence ATGTTAGATAATAGAAGACATATCGTAGTGAATGAGCCAGAAAGTGATGTCGCTTTAAAATATTTTAATATCGCAGACCGTATTAAATATTACACACAAAACAAGCAACGAGTGTTATTATTTGCATCTGAATATCAAAAAGAAGGGGTTACGACAATCGCAACTAACGTTGCGATCGCTTTAGCACGTAGGGGCGCGAATGTCGTATATCTAGATGCAAATTTAGACGACCCGACAATTCACGACACATTTCACGTTCAATTAAGAAGCGGTATTACAGATGCGATAGCGACTGACAAAAGCATACTATCAGTGACGTATGACACACCAGTATATGGACTTTCTATGATTCATGTTGGGCTACAAACGTCGATTGGCAACGAAGTCTTTTTATCGAGTAAATTTAAATATATCATTGGCACGTTAAGAAATAAATTTGATTATTGTATTATTGATGCTGGCATGAGAATGTATGACGCGGCGAATGTCGATGCAACAAAAGAAGCAATCGATGCGGCGGTGATTGTAAAAAATAAGGAACGTCATATCGTTCAGTCAAACGAACTGGCTTCAAGACTAGAAGAAAGTGGCATAGAGATTTTAGGTGTCGTCAATAATTTTGATGAAAGTTAA
- a CDS encoding CDP-glycerol glycerophosphotransferase family protein produces the protein MSRFTNYFSKHVRERFTKEIELIGINRRGGDFIFTYKVLPFINIRVISNYNATVLIDEIEHAVPCEYNDDLITVRVSEAYFNDEPDNLSVQLYSFNEKMRIKRSKDFKIRTQYFVNNKLYNIKVKRDVHISKRYMTLNFTDETQLVNDANVLKDSLVLTFNTKVDKDSVLFLSYIHKFVEIPTTLVDDYTLKVTGLEQLTNGEAVFYIAQKEDVYLLKGKLKEQELFTEYYSYTLKTEPELTLEVKEHVIVLESFYVSEIKDNVVTVNIQLEKDILINQPKLSIFNPRLDTSVDIDLTDQLRCDIPIGVLIDGFTNKKINFINDGIVYQLDIRYAKITDDMVGKHLHDNEYLNTHFYRRKDNYLGFKVSRPRIRRRMTSIKDFTFKGFMKGRESFSNAENVIIFEDRISQKTVEYPVDDKFKIKVVPEDIINLMSRGKTVIDIYVGMRNEDGDIIAREKIPYKHSDYKKDNFYDLKIVQEKDREVYLLVTTTPFNNLKIETFVVPKSVNTNVTRDNNIWLLGERTDTAQENGYALFKYLQDKQVEAYYVIDGESKDYEKIKDEENVLVFGSEAHYDISLRAGVLLCTHDFENILPYKPAKEFFNYGDTFKVFLQHGVLGRKPAEYHKKYYEDPFDIFIVSSSSEKYDVVVEEMGYDEDEVIVTGLARFDQLPIGKKGKDILLMPTWRDWINTDERFLNSEYYHRYKNLIENERLHEVLKKYNVKLNFYPHYRAQQFFTKEHIEATDNIEFITLGERTVQDLLIEHALLITDFSSVSFDFTMMKKPVIYYHFDEDRFFNRGILRPVNETFLGDIAETEELLISYIEDSIKHNYENKVKDISGIIKYQDQHNCERIYEAVERKKL, from the coding sequence ATGAGTCGATTTACAAATTATTTCTCTAAACATGTGAGAGAACGATTTACAAAAGAAATTGAACTCATCGGTATTAATAGAAGAGGGGGCGACTTTATATTTACTTATAAAGTCCTCCCGTTTATTAATATACGTGTGATTTCAAATTATAATGCGACTGTTTTAATCGATGAAATAGAACACGCAGTTCCATGCGAGTATAATGACGATTTAATTACAGTACGTGTGTCTGAAGCGTATTTTAATGATGAGCCAGACAATCTATCCGTTCAGTTATATTCGTTTAACGAGAAGATGCGTATTAAACGTAGTAAGGATTTTAAAATACGTACTCAATATTTTGTGAACAATAAACTATATAACATTAAAGTAAAAAGAGATGTACATATTTCTAAACGATATATGACGTTAAACTTTACTGATGAAACACAACTTGTAAATGACGCGAACGTATTAAAAGATTCTTTAGTGTTAACGTTTAATACGAAAGTGGACAAAGATTCTGTACTCTTTTTAAGTTATATTCATAAGTTCGTAGAAATACCGACGACGTTAGTTGATGATTATACGTTAAAAGTAACGGGGCTAGAACAACTTACAAACGGTGAAGCGGTATTTTATATCGCTCAAAAAGAAGATGTTTATTTATTAAAAGGCAAATTAAAAGAACAAGAACTTTTTACTGAATATTATTCGTACACACTTAAGACAGAGCCGGAGTTAACGCTTGAAGTTAAAGAGCATGTGATCGTGCTCGAATCATTTTACGTGAGTGAAATAAAAGATAACGTCGTCACAGTCAATATTCAATTAGAAAAAGATATATTAATCAATCAACCGAAATTAAGTATCTTTAACCCGAGGCTTGATACGTCGGTGGATATCGATTTAACAGATCAATTACGATGTGATATACCAATTGGAGTGCTGATTGACGGATTTACAAATAAAAAAATCAACTTTATAAATGATGGTATCGTGTATCAACTTGATATTCGATATGCAAAAATTACCGATGATATGGTCGGTAAACATCTTCATGACAATGAGTATCTCAATACTCATTTTTATAGAAGAAAAGACAACTACTTAGGTTTTAAAGTATCTCGTCCACGTATAAGAAGACGTATGACATCTATTAAAGACTTTACGTTTAAAGGTTTTATGAAGGGGAGAGAGTCGTTCTCTAATGCTGAGAACGTCATTATATTTGAAGATCGTATCAGTCAAAAAACTGTCGAATATCCAGTAGACGATAAATTTAAAATAAAAGTAGTACCTGAAGATATCATCAATTTGATGAGTCGTGGTAAGACAGTGATTGATATTTACGTCGGTATGAGAAATGAAGACGGCGACATCATCGCAAGGGAAAAAATCCCATACAAACATTCAGATTATAAAAAAGATAATTTTTACGATTTAAAAATTGTCCAAGAAAAAGACCGAGAAGTTTATTTACTCGTGACGACAACACCATTTAACAATTTAAAAATCGAAACATTTGTTGTACCAAAATCAGTCAACACGAATGTCACGCGAGACAACAATATATGGTTACTCGGAGAACGTACAGATACTGCACAAGAAAATGGATATGCATTGTTTAAATATTTACAAGACAAACAAGTCGAAGCGTACTACGTGATAGACGGAGAATCTAAAGATTATGAAAAGATAAAAGACGAAGAAAACGTACTCGTTTTTGGTAGTGAAGCACACTATGATATTAGTTTAAGAGCAGGGGTATTACTATGTACGCACGATTTTGAAAATATTTTACCGTACAAACCAGCGAAAGAATTCTTTAACTATGGTGATACTTTTAAAGTGTTTCTACAGCACGGTGTACTCGGTAGAAAACCAGCTGAATATCATAAAAAATACTATGAGGATCCGTTTGATATATTTATCGTATCGAGTTCAAGTGAGAAGTACGACGTCGTCGTTGAAGAGATGGGATACGATGAAGATGAAGTCATCGTTACAGGTCTTGCACGATTTGACCAATTACCGATTGGCAAAAAAGGGAAAGACATATTACTTATGCCGACGTGGCGTGACTGGATTAACACTGACGAACGATTTTTAAACAGTGAGTATTATCACCGTTATAAAAATTTAATCGAAAACGAACGCCTTCATGAAGTACTAAAAAAATATAACGTCAAATTAAATTTCTACCCGCATTATCGTGCACAGCAGTTCTTTACAAAAGAGCATATTGAAGCGACAGATAACATTGAATTTATTACGCTAGGAGAACGTACTGTACAAGATTTACTCATTGAACATGCGTTACTCATTACAGATTTTAGTAGTGTAAGTTTTGACTTTACAATGATGAAAAAACCAGTAATATACTATCACTTCGACGAAGATCGATTCTTTAATAGAGGGATATTACGACCTGTAAATGAAACATTTTTAGGAGATATCGCGGAAACAGAAGAACTTCTGATTAGCTATATCGAAGATTCGATTAAACATAACTATGAAAATAAAGTAAAAGATATTAGTGGCATTATTAAATATCAAGATCAACATAACTGTGAACGTATATATGAAGCGGTGGAACGAAAAAAACTCTAA
- a CDS encoding DUF2187 family protein, which produces MVPAEIGDIVEFDGMLGKVEKINENSVIVDITINEDWNENEDFEKTVVNHKRYTIKK; this is translated from the coding sequence ATTGTACCAGCAGAAATCGGAGATATTGTTGAGTTCGATGGCATGCTTGGTAAAGTTGAAAAAATCAATGAAAATTCAGTCATCGTCGACATTACAATAAACGAGGACTGGAACGAAAACGAAGATTTTGAAAAGACAGTAGTAAACCATAAACGATATACAATCAAAAAATAA
- a CDS encoding LCP family protein, giving the protein MKKFLKIIFVILLVLGIAGAAYGGYIYYTVNKGVNSSFSGLEDKSKLREDGEEVDIEDSFTVLILGIDENEKRAKKEQLKRDEFRTDTMILATFDREGNVIKMINIPRDTLSLISDEQAFDKINHAHALGGIEGAVDSVENLLNVPVDFYIRVNFDSVVDIVNTLGGVEFDVPFDMEEPNQDDSGKIKVKKGKRMLTGEEALAVVRSRRVDSDFGRGERQMQMIQAIMNRSKSTGAITKIDDLVDVVSKNVTHNFTMQDITKLAKYFASNDIDFEQTRVLGEDYIGYTGAYYYKPSEEHLFVLSRTLREILDLKAPDVNDFANIRLSYWLNPTVLIGEDIINNYKLEGEDIPFFADPAYKSKYGDGFNIPKEQLENYEDNEGDTDVSQPDGQDYTEPTEEEYLDESNDDDYYYNPGTNPRDEYFPPERDDRENYE; this is encoded by the coding sequence ATGAAAAAATTCCTTAAAATTATTTTCGTCATACTTTTAGTACTCGGCATTGCTGGGGCCGCTTATGGTGGTTATATATACTATACAGTCAACAAAGGAGTAAACTCTTCATTTTCCGGATTAGAGGATAAGTCGAAACTTCGTGAAGATGGTGAAGAAGTAGATATCGAAGATAGTTTTACAGTACTAATATTAGGAATTGACGAAAACGAAAAACGTGCTAAAAAAGAACAATTAAAAAGAGATGAATTTAGAACGGATACGATGATATTAGCTACGTTTGACCGTGAAGGTAACGTCATTAAAATGATCAACATCCCTCGCGATACGCTAAGTCTAATTAGTGATGAACAAGCATTCGACAAAATCAACCACGCACATGCGCTCGGTGGAATTGAAGGAGCTGTCGATTCAGTGGAAAACTTATTAAACGTTCCTGTTGACTTTTACATTCGTGTAAACTTTGATTCCGTAGTTGATATTGTAAATACACTTGGTGGTGTTGAGTTCGATGTTCCATTTGATATGGAAGAACCAAACCAAGATGACTCAGGTAAAATAAAAGTAAAAAAAGGAAAACGAATGTTAACAGGTGAAGAGGCGCTTGCGGTAGTTAGAAGTCGCCGAGTGGACTCAGACTTTGGTCGTGGAGAACGACAAATGCAAATGATTCAGGCAATTATGAATCGCTCAAAGTCTACAGGAGCAATTACAAAAATAGATGACCTCGTCGACGTCGTTTCAAAAAACGTGACTCATAACTTTACAATGCAAGACATCACAAAACTAGCAAAATATTTTGCAAGTAACGATATTGATTTTGAACAGACAAGAGTTCTCGGTGAAGATTATATTGGATATACTGGTGCGTATTACTACAAACCAAGTGAAGAGCATTTATTTGTATTAAGTCGAACGTTACGAGAGATTCTTGATTTAAAAGCACCAGACGTAAATGACTTCGCAAATATTCGCCTGTCCTACTGGCTAAACCCAACAGTTTTAATCGGTGAGGATATTATTAACAATTATAAACTTGAAGGTGAAGACATACCGTTTTTTGCCGATCCAGCATATAAAAGTAAGTATGGTGACGGCTTTAACATTCCAAAAGAACAATTAGAAAACTATGAAGACAATGAAGGCGACACAGATGTTAGTCAACCTGACGGACAAGACTACACTGAACCAACAGAAGAAGAATATTTAGATGAGTCAAATGATGACGATTATTATTACAATCCAGGGACAAATCCTAGAGATGAATACTTCCCACCTGAGCGTGATGATAGAGAGAATTATGAATAG
- a CDS encoding WecB/TagA/CpsF family glycosyltransferase: protein MIKRVVHLLEIPFVNTTHEQFVDELKRRLEQKEKTFVVTANPGILMKTKEDNEFQHVVKRADYVTPDGIGVVLLSKLKRRPLKERITGFDLTVDLLQYADDENLSVYLLGAKESVNKEAARQIQSTYPNLNIVGRHHGYIDIDDEKIHDEIYEQSPDIVFVALGAPKQELFIDRHIKNAQKGLFIGVGGSLDVHAKAVKRAPDIWIKLNLEWLYRMIKQPERIKRNIKVFSFMIKTLLKND from the coding sequence ATGATTAAAAGGGTAGTACATTTACTTGAAATTCCGTTTGTAAATACGACACATGAACAGTTTGTAGACGAACTAAAGAGACGTCTTGAGCAAAAAGAAAAGACGTTCGTCGTAACAGCAAACCCAGGAATTTTAATGAAAACAAAAGAAGATAACGAATTTCAACATGTCGTTAAACGTGCGGATTATGTCACGCCGGATGGTATCGGAGTTGTATTACTTTCAAAGTTAAAAAGACGTCCGCTAAAAGAGCGAATTACCGGGTTTGATTTAACGGTCGATTTACTGCAATATGCCGATGACGAAAATTTAAGTGTGTATTTACTCGGTGCAAAAGAGTCTGTCAATAAAGAGGCGGCAAGACAAATTCAATCGACTTATCCGAATTTAAATATTGTCGGCAGACATCACGGATATATCGATATTGATGATGAAAAAATTCATGATGAGATTTATGAACAGTCACCAGATATCGTATTCGTCGCGCTCGGTGCACCAAAGCAAGAATTATTCATCGATCGTCATATTAAAAATGCACAAAAAGGGCTATTCATCGGTGTTGGTGGAAGTTTAGACGTCCATGCGAAAGCAGTGAAACGTGCGCCAGATATTTGGATTAAATTAAACTTAGAATGGTTGTACCGCATGATTAAACAACCAGAACGCATTAAAAGAAATATTAAAGTGTTTAGTTTTATGATAAAAACACTACTAAAAAATGATTAA
- a CDS encoding GNAT family N-acetyltransferase: MNIYITDDKKYYDDCVDIRNKVFVEEQGVPADLELDEYEEESVHIILLFNDEPAGTVRYRVLDDSTIKVERMAVLKEYRKLGFGHNLMTFVHIHARQQGYVWAKLGAQTHAIKFYNKLGYENFSDEYLDANIPHIDMIKQL, translated from the coding sequence ATGAATATATATATTACAGATGATAAGAAATACTACGATGATTGCGTGGATATTAGAAATAAAGTATTTGTAGAAGAACAAGGTGTTCCAGCTGATTTAGAATTAGATGAGTACGAAGAAGAAAGCGTTCATATCATTTTACTATTTAACGATGAACCAGCCGGTACAGTACGTTACCGAGTGCTTGATGATTCTACAATTAAAGTCGAAAGAATGGCTGTTTTAAAAGAATATAGAAAGCTCGGATTCGGACATAACTTAATGACGTTCGTTCATATTCATGCGAGACAACAAGGTTACGTATGGGCAAAACTTGGTGCACAAACTCACGCGATTAAATTTTATAACAAACTCGGCTATGAAAATTTTTCCGATGAATATTTAGACGCAAACATCCCACATATCGATATGATTAAACAGTTGTAA
- a CDS encoding competence protein ComK translates to MKGLPYFTRDVKYIEPIYDPTYMCQAVSDSGIVQYKKSSENWLNEYLTYFYATNLSAIRKHVQLNFNIHRMIPICVDLEYQFIMFPLNSNKNKNVYFINLAKVYRCIKRESGTTIEFICGDTLDVEISYNQCESQYVKATQIYDRYVKFRHFRRRYLSAETKKTMYNIN, encoded by the coding sequence ATGAAAGGATTACCATATTTTACAAGAGACGTTAAATATATAGAACCGATTTATGATCCAACTTATATGTGTCAAGCAGTATCAGATTCTGGTATCGTTCAATATAAGAAATCGTCGGAAAACTGGTTAAATGAGTATTTAACATATTTTTATGCGACGAATCTATCTGCAATACGTAAACATGTTCAATTGAATTTCAACATCCATCGTATGATACCGATTTGTGTGGATCTCGAATATCAATTTATTATGTTTCCGTTAAATTCAAATAAAAATAAGAACGTGTATTTTATTAATTTGGCTAAAGTATATCGGTGTATAAAACGTGAAAGTGGTACGACGATTGAGTTTATATGTGGAGATACGTTAGATGTCGAAATTTCATATAACCAATGTGAAAGTCAGTATGTAAAAGCGACGCAAATATATGACAGGTACGTGAAGTTTAGACATTTTAGAAGAAGATATTTAAGCGCAGAAACTAAAAAAACAATGTATAATATAAACTAA
- a CDS encoding IS1182 family transposase, which yields MYKNYNMNQITLPMDLEVLIPENDISITIHNLVESIPNTVFENFRTNQGASSYHPKMMLKILLCAYSQSIFSGRKIEALLHDSIRMKWLAQEHTPSYRTINRFRVHPQMAALLQSAFIQFRVQLESNGLIDSDAIFIDGTKIEANANKYTFVFRKNIDCYESQLLEKSKKKYHELVDTNIIPEIERESDTPLTAEEIAVIHAELTEVETSHTQDIKRTTDVVARREIRKKRSEIRRSKKAFKDYLERRLVYQKQRTLIGERNSYSKTDTDATFMRMKEDHMQNGQLKAGYNLQIATNQQYVLGYDIFWNPTDTRTLDPFLYTMAHTFEHLPQYIVADAGYGSESNYECIADKYERQALIPYNTYHREQKRKFKSDEMHPNHWPYDELDDYYICPNNRRLYLNHHTTQTDKYGHQRVYKIYESESCEDCPLMTLCKSSTSSRPKQIRKNMNLEYFKAQANKLLSSPEGRRRYAQRKIDVETTFGNLKANLGFTRMSVRGKDAVRNELGIALMAVNLRKLTCQSANFKIKTKKTA from the coding sequence ATGTATAAGAATTATAACATGAATCAAATCACACTGCCAATGGATTTAGAAGTACTTATCCCCGAAAATGACATCTCAATAACGATACATAACTTGGTAGAAAGTATCCCAAATACTGTGTTTGAAAACTTTCGTACGAATCAAGGGGCTTCTTCTTATCATCCCAAAATGATGTTAAAAATCTTACTCTGTGCATATAGTCAGTCTATATTTTCTGGACGAAAAATCGAAGCCCTGCTCCACGATAGTATTCGAATGAAATGGTTAGCACAAGAGCACACACCTTCTTACCGAACAATCAATCGTTTTCGTGTACATCCTCAAATGGCTGCATTACTTCAATCTGCTTTTATTCAGTTTAGAGTTCAACTTGAGTCAAATGGTCTCATTGATTCAGACGCAATATTTATAGATGGAACAAAGATTGAAGCCAATGCAAACAAGTATACATTTGTGTTTAGAAAAAATATTGATTGTTATGAATCGCAACTCCTCGAAAAATCAAAAAAGAAATATCATGAACTCGTAGATACAAATATTATTCCTGAAATTGAACGAGAGTCAGACACTCCGCTTACTGCAGAAGAAATCGCAGTTATCCATGCCGAACTGACAGAAGTTGAAACATCCCATACGCAAGACATAAAACGAACAACGGATGTTGTAGCACGAAGAGAAATTCGAAAAAAACGTTCAGAAATTCGACGTTCTAAAAAAGCATTTAAAGATTATCTCGAACGACGATTAGTTTATCAGAAACAGCGCACATTGATCGGTGAACGGAATAGTTATTCGAAGACAGATACAGATGCGACGTTTATGCGTATGAAAGAGGATCACATGCAGAATGGACAACTCAAGGCAGGGTACAATTTACAGATCGCAACAAATCAGCAGTATGTCCTAGGTTACGATATTTTTTGGAACCCAACAGATACGCGAACACTTGATCCGTTTCTTTATACAATGGCACATACATTTGAACATTTACCCCAATACATTGTCGCAGATGCGGGATATGGGAGTGAATCAAACTATGAATGCATCGCTGATAAATATGAGAGACAGGCTTTGATTCCGTACAATACATATCACAGAGAACAAAAACGGAAGTTTAAATCAGATGAGATGCATCCAAATCATTGGCCATACGATGAACTTGATGATTATTATATATGTCCAAATAATCGTCGCTTATATTTAAATCATCATACAACTCAAACAGATAAATATGGTCACCAGAGAGTCTATAAAATTTATGAATCTGAATCATGTGAAGACTGTCCATTAATGACACTGTGTAAAAGTTCTACATCTTCTCGTCCAAAGCAGATTCGAAAAAATATGAACCTAGAGTATTTCAAAGCTCAGGCAAACAAGTTGCTTTCAAGTCCGGAAGGTCGTCGTCGATATGCGCAACGCAAAATCGATGTCGAGACAACTTTTGGAAACTTGAAGGCTAATTTAGGTTTCACACGGATGTCTGTCCGTGGCAAAGACGCTGTGAGAAATGAGTTAGGTATCGCCTTAATGGCGGTAAACTTAAGAAAGCTTACCTGTCAGTCGGCAAATTTTAAAATCAAAACTAAAAAAACAGCCTAG
- a CDS encoding sigma-70 family RNA polymerase sigma factor: protein MEKIISYEPMIASIINRLNILYDRDEYMQIGRLAVYEALNKHDESKCKESQFVYTMIYQRLIDEIRKNARRLERYQVTEDGVLHTIPIDSIDANLYLIGVKEKLTEREYAWLLMTIDGYALVEIAKHLGVSLSTAKNIRKQARKTLYTHFY, encoded by the coding sequence ATGGAAAAGATTATATCGTATGAACCGATGATTGCTTCAATTATTAACAGGCTGAATATTTTATATGACCGAGATGAGTATATGCAAATTGGCCGATTAGCGGTTTACGAAGCGTTAAACAAGCACGACGAGTCCAAATGTAAAGAATCACAATTTGTCTACACGATGATTTATCAACGTTTAATCGATGAAATTCGAAAAAATGCACGTCGATTAGAGCGATATCAAGTGACAGAAGATGGAGTTCTACATACGATCCCTATCGATTCTATCGATGCGAATTTGTATTTAATCGGTGTAAAAGAAAAACTAACTGAGCGAGAATATGCATGGCTACTTATGACGATTGATGGATATGCACTCGTTGAGATCGCCAAACATTTAGGGGTGAGTTTATCAACAGCAAAAAACATAAGAAAACAAGCGAGAAAAACGTTGTATACACACTTCTATTGA